A single genomic interval of Mycolicibacterium holsaticum DSM 44478 = JCM 12374 harbors:
- a CDS encoding AI-2E family transporter: protein MTEEFSTTQRRALAVVTVIAVLVGAYFLRGFFVLIVVAAVFAYLFTPLYERLQRRLSTGMSAAVTLLAAVLMVAVPIAGIVFLAIVQITHMVNAVSGWVAQTDMSTLGDRSLQLINELLSRIPFLNINVTADSLRQAIVTVSQRVGEWLLQVLQGAAGSVVTAIAAMIIFLYVFISMLVNREKIRTLIAQLNPLGEEITDLYLAKTGAMVRGTVKGQFVIALCQGVSGAISIYIAGFHDGFFIFAILLTALSVIPLGGGIVTIPFGIAMMFFGNIIGGAFVVIFHLVVVTNIDNFLRPILVPKQARLDPALMLLAVFSGIALWGFWGIVIGPVLMIIIVTTISVYLSVYKGVPIAQPDDDDVEKPRRPKLLTRLVNRIRPAQKPAKSAAG, encoded by the coding sequence ATGACCGAGGAATTCAGCACCACCCAGAGACGCGCCCTGGCCGTCGTCACGGTGATCGCCGTGCTCGTCGGGGCGTACTTCCTGCGTGGGTTTTTCGTGCTGATCGTGGTGGCCGCCGTGTTCGCCTACCTGTTCACCCCGCTCTACGAGCGCCTGCAGCGACGGCTCAGCACCGGGATGTCGGCGGCCGTCACGCTGCTGGCGGCGGTGCTGATGGTCGCCGTTCCGATCGCCGGGATCGTGTTCCTGGCGATCGTGCAGATCACCCACATGGTCAACGCGGTGAGCGGATGGGTCGCACAGACCGACATGTCCACGTTGGGTGACCGCAGCCTGCAGTTGATCAACGAATTACTTTCGCGGATACCGTTTCTGAACATCAACGTCACCGCTGACAGCCTGCGTCAGGCAATCGTCACGGTGTCCCAGCGCGTCGGCGAATGGCTGCTGCAGGTGCTGCAGGGCGCGGCGGGCAGCGTGGTCACCGCGATCGCGGCGATGATCATCTTCCTGTACGTGTTCATCTCGATGCTGGTCAACCGCGAGAAGATCCGCACCCTGATCGCCCAACTCAACCCGTTGGGCGAGGAGATCACCGACCTGTACCTGGCGAAGACGGGTGCGATGGTTCGCGGAACGGTCAAGGGGCAGTTCGTCATCGCGCTGTGCCAGGGTGTCTCCGGTGCGATCTCCATCTATATCGCCGGCTTCCACGACGGCTTCTTCATCTTCGCGATCCTGTTGACCGCCCTTTCGGTGATCCCGCTCGGCGGTGGCATCGTCACGATCCCGTTCGGGATCGCAATGATGTTCTTCGGCAACATCATCGGCGGGGCGTTCGTGGTGATCTTCCACCTGGTGGTGGTCACCAACATCGACAACTTTCTGCGCCCGATCCTGGTGCCCAAACAGGCCCGGCTCGACCCGGCGCTCATGCTGCTGGCGGTGTTCTCCGGCATCGCGCTGTGGGGGTTCTGGGGCATCGTCATCGGCCCGGTGCTGATGATCATCATCGTCACCACGATCAGCGTCTACCTGTCGGTCTACAAAGGTGTGCCGATCGCCCAACCCGACGACGACGACGTCGAAAAGCCGCGGCGGCCCAAGCTGTTGACTCGGCTGGTGAACCGCATCCGCCCGGCGCAGAAACCGGCTAAGTCAGCCGCTGGATGA
- a CDS encoding SDR family NAD(P)-dependent oxidoreductase, whose product MTFDGKQAIVTGAGSGIGAALCRALVRAGAHVVCTDIDGDAAERTAAALGAQARSSRLDVTDAAAVQAAVDQVVDRAGRLDLMFNNAGIVWGGDTELLTLDQWNAIIDVNIRGVVHGVAAAYPLMVRQGHGHIVNTASMAGLTAAGQVTSYVMSKHAVVGLSLALRSEAAARGVGVLAVCPAAVETPILDKGAIGGFVGRDYFLQAQGGKPYDADRLARDILRAVQQNKPLLVKPRVAHAQWLLARLAPGLMNRMSMRFIATQRARQRAGT is encoded by the coding sequence ATGACATTCGACGGCAAGCAGGCGATCGTCACCGGCGCCGGATCGGGGATCGGCGCGGCACTGTGCCGCGCGTTGGTGCGAGCCGGCGCCCACGTGGTGTGCACCGACATCGACGGCGACGCAGCCGAACGCACGGCCGCGGCGCTGGGGGCGCAGGCGCGTTCGTCGCGCCTCGACGTCACCGACGCGGCCGCGGTGCAGGCCGCCGTCGACCAGGTCGTCGACCGCGCCGGCCGGCTGGATCTGATGTTCAACAACGCCGGAATCGTGTGGGGCGGTGACACCGAACTGCTCACCTTGGATCAGTGGAACGCGATCATCGACGTCAACATCCGCGGGGTGGTGCACGGGGTCGCGGCGGCCTACCCGCTGATGGTGCGCCAGGGTCACGGCCACATCGTCAACACCGCGTCGATGGCGGGGTTGACCGCCGCCGGCCAGGTCACCAGCTATGTCATGTCCAAGCACGCGGTGGTCGGGTTGTCGCTGGCGTTGCGCTCGGAGGCCGCCGCGCGCGGCGTCGGCGTCCTGGCCGTCTGCCCGGCCGCGGTGGAGACCCCGATCCTCGACAAGGGCGCGATCGGCGGGTTCGTCGGCCGCGACTACTTCCTGCAGGCTCAGGGCGGCAAGCCCTATGACGCCGACCGGTTGGCCCGCGACATCCTGCGCGCGGTGCAGCAGAACAAGCCGCTGTTGGTGAAACCTCGTGTCGCCCATGCCCAGTGGCTGTTGGCGCGGTTGGCGCCGGGTCTGATGAACCGGATGTCGATGCGGTTCATCGCCACGCAGCGGGCACGGCAACGCGCCGGAACATGA
- a CDS encoding SDR family NAD(P)-dependent oxidoreductase — MDNSSDRTTRNALVIGAASGIGWASARALAADGCRVTIADRNLDGARERAVELGAPHTAEPVEVTDEASVQALFDRTGPLDVVVNCAGFSNVGLITDMAVEDFRAVIDVCLNGAFIVAKYAGRTLRDGGVLVSISSLNGRQPAIGMSAYCAAKAGLSMLTQVAALELGPRGIRVNAVAPGFVHTPLTAPAAAIPGVVEDYVENTALGRAGTPDDIAEAVRYLCSPASSWLTGEVLDLNGGAHMKRYPDVMGHVMKLAAQ, encoded by the coding sequence ATGGACAACAGTAGCGACCGCACCACCAGAAACGCGCTAGTCATCGGCGCGGCGTCCGGAATCGGGTGGGCGTCGGCGCGCGCGCTGGCCGCCGACGGCTGCCGGGTCACCATCGCCGACCGCAATCTCGACGGGGCCCGGGAGCGGGCTGTCGAACTGGGCGCCCCGCACACCGCGGAGCCCGTCGAGGTCACCGACGAAGCGTCCGTGCAGGCGCTGTTCGACCGGACCGGCCCGCTCGACGTCGTCGTCAACTGCGCGGGCTTCTCCAACGTCGGGCTGATCACCGACATGGCCGTCGAGGACTTCCGCGCCGTCATCGACGTCTGCCTCAACGGCGCGTTCATCGTCGCCAAATACGCCGGGCGTACGCTGCGCGACGGCGGGGTGCTGGTGTCGATCAGCTCGCTGAACGGCCGTCAGCCCGCCATCGGGATGAGCGCCTACTGCGCCGCCAAGGCCGGCCTTTCGATGCTCACGCAGGTCGCCGCGCTCGAACTGGGCCCGCGCGGCATCCGGGTCAACGCCGTGGCCCCCGGGTTCGTGCACACCCCGCTGACCGCACCGGCGGCCGCGATACCCGGCGTCGTCGAGGACTACGTGGAGAACACCGCCCTGGGCCGCGCAGGCACGCCCGACGACATCGCCGAAGCGGTGCGCTACCTCTGCTCGCCGGCGTCGTCCTGGCTGACCGGCGAGGTGCTCGACCTCAACGGCGGCGCCCACATGAAGCGGTACCCGGATGTGATGGGCCACGTGATGAAGCTTGCCGCGCAATGA
- a CDS encoding SRPBCC family protein has protein sequence MTGLKMSESVLVAVAPDELYEMVSDVTRMGQWSPVCRACWWDEGAGPRVGAWFTGRNETSERTWETRSQVVAADPGREFAWEVNDGWVRWGYTFVPEDGGTRLTESWEFLPKGIAGFHERFGDQADGEIEKRRDAARTGIPATLAAIKAAAETR, from the coding sequence ATGACTGGTCTGAAGATGTCGGAGTCGGTTCTGGTGGCCGTGGCGCCCGATGAGCTGTACGAGATGGTGTCGGATGTCACCCGGATGGGCCAGTGGAGTCCGGTTTGCCGCGCCTGCTGGTGGGACGAGGGAGCGGGCCCACGCGTCGGCGCGTGGTTCACCGGTCGCAACGAGACCTCCGAGCGCACGTGGGAGACCCGCTCGCAGGTGGTGGCCGCCGATCCCGGCCGCGAGTTCGCATGGGAGGTCAACGACGGCTGGGTGCGGTGGGGTTACACGTTCGTCCCCGAGGACGGCGGCACCCGGCTGACCGAGTCCTGGGAGTTCCTGCCGAAGGGTATCGCCGGCTTCCACGAGCGCTTCGGTGATCAGGCCGACGGCGAGATCGAGAAGCGCCGTGACGCCGCGCGCACCGGTATCCCCGCGACGCTCGCGGCGATCAAGGCGGCCGCCGAGACACGCTGA
- a CDS encoding NAD(P)-dependent alcohol dehydrogenase, whose product MKALRLTGWKTEPELVEVPKPTPGPGQVVVKVGGAGACHSDLHLMHDFDDGMMPWQLPFTLGHENAGWVDAVGDGVTTVSEGDAVAVYGAWGCGKCERCRHGVENYCEDPAAAPVISGGGGLGLDGGMAEYLLVPSARLLVRLPDGLDPATAAPLTDAGLTPYHAIRRSWPKMTPTSTVVVIGVGGLGHMALQLAKATTAAKIIAVDNRTEALDLAARMGADHTVMSDAAAADAIRDLTAGRGADVLLDFVGAEATIELSRAAARPLGDVTIVGIAGGSVPFSFFSQPYEVSMQTTYWGTRRELVELLELAARGCVHVETTRYSLDDALRAYHDLRDGDVRGRAVIIP is encoded by the coding sequence ATGAAGGCATTGCGGCTGACGGGCTGGAAGACAGAGCCCGAACTCGTCGAGGTGCCGAAGCCGACCCCGGGGCCGGGTCAGGTCGTCGTCAAGGTCGGCGGCGCCGGGGCCTGTCACTCCGACCTGCACCTCATGCACGATTTCGACGACGGCATGATGCCGTGGCAGTTGCCGTTCACGCTGGGTCACGAGAACGCGGGTTGGGTCGACGCGGTCGGTGACGGCGTCACCACGGTCAGCGAGGGCGACGCGGTCGCGGTGTACGGCGCGTGGGGCTGCGGCAAGTGCGAGCGATGCCGGCACGGCGTGGAGAACTATTGCGAGGACCCGGCCGCGGCTCCGGTCATCAGCGGCGGTGGCGGACTTGGCCTCGACGGCGGGATGGCCGAATACCTGCTGGTGCCCTCCGCGCGGCTTCTGGTTCGGCTTCCCGACGGCCTCGACCCGGCGACGGCCGCACCGCTCACGGACGCCGGCCTCACCCCGTACCACGCGATCCGCCGGTCGTGGCCGAAGATGACGCCGACGTCGACCGTCGTCGTCATCGGCGTCGGAGGTCTTGGCCATATGGCGCTGCAGTTGGCGAAGGCGACGACGGCGGCCAAGATCATCGCCGTCGACAACCGCACCGAGGCCCTCGATCTCGCGGCGCGCATGGGCGCCGACCACACCGTGATGTCGGATGCCGCAGCGGCCGACGCGATCAGAGACCTCACCGCCGGCCGCGGGGCGGACGTATTGCTGGACTTCGTCGGCGCCGAAGCGACGATCGAGCTCTCGCGCGCGGCCGCCCGACCGCTCGGCGATGTCACGATCGTCGGCATTGCCGGCGGCTCCGTGCCGTTCTCGTTCTTCTCCCAGCCCTACGAGGTCAGCATGCAGACCACCTATTGGGGGACTCGCCGCGAGCTCGTCGAGCTGCTCGAGCTGGCGGCCAGAGGATGTGTGCACGTCGAAACCACCCGGTACTCACTCGACGACGCATTGCGCGCGTATCACGATCTGCGCGACGGAGACGTCCGCGGTCGCGCCGTTATCATTCCGTGA
- a CDS encoding formylglycine-generating enzyme family protein, with protein sequence MTPDDLVWIAPQTATLGSDRHYPEEGPPRPVTVDGFWMTSTPVTNAQFAEFVAATGYATVAERPLDPADYPGAPPENLQPGSMVFTRTPGPVDLRHLSQWWAWTPGASWRHPVGPLSSIDKRAHHPVVHVAYADAEAYAAWADLALPTEAEWEVAARGGLKAAEYTWGNQPEQPGRPLANYWHGDFPWRPDKGYGRTTPVGSFPSNDYGLFDMAGNVWEWTTDWYTDSRTTQSCCAEDSYDAAQPQFKVPRKVVKGGSFLCADNYCLRYRPAARRPQPVDTGMSHIGFRCIRR encoded by the coding sequence ATGACGCCTGACGACCTCGTTTGGATTGCACCTCAGACCGCGACGCTGGGATCCGATCGCCACTACCCCGAGGAGGGTCCGCCGCGGCCCGTTACCGTCGACGGGTTCTGGATGACGTCCACCCCGGTCACCAACGCTCAGTTCGCCGAATTCGTGGCCGCCACAGGCTATGCCACGGTGGCCGAACGCCCGCTGGACCCCGCCGACTATCCGGGCGCACCGCCGGAGAACCTGCAGCCGGGCTCGATGGTGTTCACCAGGACGCCCGGGCCGGTCGACCTGCGCCACCTCAGCCAATGGTGGGCATGGACCCCCGGCGCTTCGTGGCGTCATCCCGTCGGTCCGCTGTCCTCGATTGACAAGCGCGCACACCACCCCGTCGTGCACGTCGCGTACGCGGATGCGGAAGCGTATGCGGCGTGGGCGGACTTGGCGCTGCCCACCGAGGCGGAATGGGAGGTCGCCGCACGCGGTGGGCTCAAAGCTGCCGAGTACACCTGGGGAAACCAGCCCGAGCAGCCCGGGCGACCCTTGGCCAACTACTGGCACGGCGATTTCCCGTGGCGCCCCGACAAGGGATACGGCCGCACCACGCCCGTCGGATCTTTTCCTTCGAACGACTACGGGCTGTTCGACATGGCGGGAAACGTCTGGGAGTGGACCACCGACTGGTACACCGATTCGCGAACAACCCAATCCTGCTGCGCCGAAGACAGTTACGACGCTGCGCAGCCGCAGTTCAAGGTGCCCCGAAAGGTCGTAAAGGGCGGCTCGTTTCTCTGCGCGGACAACTACTGCCTGCGCTACCGTCCCGCGGCCCGGCGGCCGCAGCCGGTGGATACCGGCATGAGCCACATCGGCTTTCGGTGCATCAGGCGTTAG
- a CDS encoding HAD family hydrolase → MLERWNDGPTKAAIVDFVGRVTTESSPEYVAPHERIAVFDNDGTLWCEKPTYIQLDFLVRRLAEQATADAALKTRQPYQAAVGGDLAWFGDAVTNHYNGDDSQLKILAAGILSAYSGLTVDEHAERVLAFFADASHPTLGRPYTACGYLPMVDLLRYLEGNGFTNYIASGGGRDFMRPVTAQMYGIPPERVIGSSVGLDFADGELRTTSRPEFLDDGPVKPVRIWGRIGRRPILAAGNSNGDIEMLEFTKGLRLLVLHDDADREFAYTAGAEKSLDRAASDDWTVVSMRNDWTTVFP, encoded by the coding sequence ATGCTCGAGCGCTGGAACGACGGACCGACGAAGGCCGCGATCGTAGACTTCGTCGGCCGTGTCACCACTGAAAGCAGCCCGGAATACGTAGCCCCGCACGAACGTATCGCGGTGTTCGACAATGACGGCACGCTGTGGTGTGAGAAGCCTACCTACATTCAGCTTGATTTCCTGGTGCGCAGGCTGGCCGAACAGGCGACCGCAGACGCTGCCCTGAAGACCAGACAGCCCTATCAGGCAGCCGTCGGAGGCGACCTGGCGTGGTTCGGCGACGCGGTCACCAACCACTACAACGGGGACGACTCACAGCTGAAAATACTGGCGGCAGGCATACTTTCGGCGTACTCGGGGCTGACGGTCGACGAGCACGCCGAACGGGTGCTGGCCTTCTTCGCCGACGCAAGCCACCCCACGCTGGGTAGGCCCTACACCGCTTGCGGTTACCTGCCGATGGTCGACCTGCTGCGCTATCTCGAAGGCAACGGCTTCACCAACTACATCGCCTCCGGCGGCGGCCGGGACTTCATGCGGCCGGTGACGGCGCAGATGTACGGCATCCCGCCCGAACGCGTCATCGGTAGCTCGGTGGGTCTGGACTTCGCCGACGGCGAGCTGCGCACCACATCGCGACCCGAGTTCCTCGACGACGGACCGGTCAAGCCGGTGCGAATCTGGGGACGCATCGGGCGTAGACCGATTTTGGCCGCGGGCAACTCCAACGGCGACATCGAGATGCTGGAGTTCACCAAGGGCTTGCGACTGTTGGTGCTGCATGACGACGCCGACCGGGAATTCGCGTACACGGCAGGTGCGGAGAAGTCGCTGGATCGGGCGGCCAGCGACGACTGGACCGTCGTCAGCATGCGCAACGACTGGACAACGGTGTTCCCCTAG